From the Misgurnus anguillicaudatus chromosome 17, ASM2758022v2, whole genome shotgun sequence genome, one window contains:
- the LOC129452090 gene encoding gamma-crystallin M2-like, with protein MGKVIFYEDRNFQGRSYECNSDCSDMSSYLSRCHSCRVESGCFMMYDHPNYMGHQYFFKRGEYADYMSMFGMSNWIRSCRMIPMHRGSYRMRIYERENFMGQMYEMMDDCDNIMDRYRMSQCQSCHVMDGHWLMYEQPHYRGRMWYVRPGEYRNFSNMGGMRFMSMRRIMDSWY; from the exons ATGGGCAAG gTCATCTTCTATGAGGACAGGAACTTTCAGGGTCGCTCTTACGAGTGTAATAGCGACTGTTCTGACATGTCCTCCTATCTGAGCCGCTGTCACTCATGTAGAGTAGAGAGCGGATGCTTCATGATGTACGATCATCCAAACTACATGGGACACCAGTATTTCTTTAAGAGGGGCGAGTATGCCGATTACATGTCTATGTTTGGAATGAGCAACTGGATCAGATCTTGCCGCATGATCCCCATG CACAGAGGATCCTACAGAATGAGGATCTATGAGAGGGAGAACTTCATGGGTCAGATGTATGAGATGATGGATGACTGTGACAACATCATGGACCGCTACCGCATGTCTCAGTGTCAGTCCTGTCATGTGATGGACGGTCACTGGCTCATGTATGAGCAGCCTCACTACAGAGGCAGGATGTGGTACGTCAGGCCTGGAGAGTACAGGAACTTCAGCAATATGGGTGGCATGAGATTCATGAGCATGAGACGTATCATGGATTCCTGGTATTAG
- the LOC129452299 gene encoding gamma-crystallin M2-like produces MGKVIFYEDRNFQGRSYECNSDCSDMSSYLSRCHSCRVESGCFMMYDHPNYMGHQYFFKRGEYADYMSMFGMSNWIRSCRMIPMHRGSYRMRIYERENFMGQMYEMMDDCDNIMDRYRMSQCQSCHVMDGHWLMYEQPHYRGRMWYVRPGEYRSFSNMGGMRFMSMRRIMDSWY; encoded by the exons ATGGGCAAG GTCATCTTCTATGAGGACAGAAACTTTCAGGGTCGCTCTTACGAGTGTAATAGCGACTGTTCTGACATGTCCTCCTATCTGAGCCGCTGTCACTCCTGTAGAGTAGAGAGCGGATGCTTCATGATGTACGATCATCCAAACTACATGGGACACCAGTATTTCTTTAAGAGGGGCGAGTACGCCGATTACATGTCTATGTTTGGAATGAGCAACTGGATCAGATCCTGTCGTATGATCCCCATG CACAGAGGATCCTACAGAATGAGGATCTACGAGAGGGAGAACTTCATGGGTCAGATGTATGAGATGATGGATGACTGTGACAACATCATGGACCGCTACCGCATGTCTCAATGTCAGTCCTGTCATGTGATGGACGGTCACTGGCTCATGTATGAGCAGCCTCACTACAGAGGCAGGATGTGGTACGTCAGGCCTGGAGAGTACAGGAGCTTCAGCAATATGGGTGGCATGAGATTCATGAGCATGAGGCGTATCATGGATTCCTGGTATTAG
- the LOC129452304 gene encoding gamma-crystallin M2-like — protein sequence MSSYLSRCHSCRVENGCFMMYDHPNYMGHQYFFKRGEYADYMSMFGMSNWIRSCRMIPMHRGSYRMRIYERENFMGQMYEMMDDCDNIMDRYRMSQCQSCHVMDGHWLMYEQPHYRGRMWYARPGEYRSFSNMGGMRFMSMRRIMDSWY from the exons ATGTCCTCCTATCTGAGCCGCTGTCACTCCTGTAGAGTAGAGAACGGATGCTTCATGATGTACGATCATCCAAACTACATGGGACACCAGTATTTCTTTAAGAGGGGCGAGTATGCCGATTACATGTCTATGTTTGGTATGAGCAACTGGATCAGATCCTGTCGTATGATCCCCATG CACAGAGGATCCTACAGAATGAGGATCTACGAGAGGGAGAACTTCATGGGTCAGATGTACGAGATGATGGACGACTGTGACAACATCATGGACCGCTACCGCATGTCTCAATGTCAGTCATGTCATGTGATGGACGGTCACTGGCTCATGTATGAGCAGCCTCACTACAGAGGCAGGATGTGGTACGCAAGGCCTGGAGAGTACAGGAGCTTCAGCAATATGGGTGGCATGAGATTCATGAGCATGAGGCGTATCATGGATTCCTGGTATTAG
- the LOC129452303 gene encoding gamma-crystallin M2-like — translation MGRVIFYEDRNFQGRSYECNSDCADMSSYLSRCHSCRVENGCFMMYDRPNYMGNQYFFKRGEYADYMSMFGMNDCIRSCRMIPMHRGSYRMRIYERENFMGQMYEMMDDCDNIMDRYRMSQCQSCHVMDGHWLMYEQPHYRGRMWYLRPGEYRSFSNMGGMRFMSMRRIMDSWY, via the exons ATGGGCAGG GTCATCTTCTACGAGGACAGGAACTTTCAGGGTCGCTCTTATGAGTGTAATAGCGACTGTGCTGACATGTCCTCCTATCTGAGCCGCTGTCACTCCTGTAGAGTAGAGAACGGATGCTTCATGATGTACGATCGTCCCAACTACATGGGAAACCAGTATTTCTTTAAGAGGGGCGAGTACGCCGATTACATGTCTATGTTTGGAATGAACGACTGCATCAGATCCTGTCGTATGATCCCCATG CACAGAGGGTCCTACAGAATGAGGATCTATGAGAGGGAGAACTTCATGGGTCAGATGTACGAGATGATGGATGACTGTGACAACATCATGGACCGCTACCGCATGTCTCAGTGTCAGTCCTGTCATGTGATGGACGGTCACTGGCTCATGTATGAGCAGCCTCACTACAGAGGCAGGATGTGGTATCTCAGGCCTGGAGAGTACAGGAGCTTCAGCAATATGGGTGGCATGAGATTCATGAGCATGAGACGTATCATGGATTCCTGGTATTAG